The sequence below is a genomic window from Streptosporangium lutulentum.
TCGGCCTCACCTACCGGGCCGACGGGCGTCCGGTCGATCTCGTCGTGGTGGGCGCCGGCCCGGCGGGTCTGGCCGCCGCCGTGTACGGGGCGTCCGAGGGCCTCGTCACCGTGCTCCTGGACCAGAGCGGGCTCGGCGGTCAGGCCGCCAAGAGCGCCCGCATCGAGAACTACCTGGGCTTCCCCCAGGGGGTCAGCGGCGCGGACCTGACCCGTCTGGCGATGGTCCAGGCGCTCAAGTTCGGCGTACGGATCCACTCGCCCTGTGCGGTGACAGGCCTCGACCTCTCCGACGATCGACGGCCGGCCGTCCTGCTGGAGGACGGCGTGCGCATTCAGTGCCGCGCGGTGATCGCCGCTACCGGGGCGCGCTACCGGCGTCTCGACATCCCGCGATGGGCGGCGTTCGAGCGGGCCGGCTGCATCCGGTACGCGGCGACCGAACTGGACGTCCGAGGCTGTGAGAACCAGCCGGTGACGGTCGTCGGGGGCGCCAACTCGGCAGGGCAGGCGGCCCTGTCCCTCGCGGCCCGAGGTGCGACGGTGGATTTGATCATCCGCGGCCACGACCTCGGAACTCGGATGTCGTCCTACCTGACCGACCGGATCCGTGCGCACCCCCGGATCCAGGTCCACACCGGCAGCACGGTCCGCGAGCTGGCCGGCGACGGCACCCTCACCTCGATCGTCGTCGAGAGGCCGGGCGGACGGCACGACCGGCTGGCTTGCCACGCGCTGTTCTGTTTCGTCGGCGCCGACCCGGTGTCGGGCTGGCTTTCCGACGTGGCCAAGGCCGACGACGGCTTCATCCTCACGGACAGCCGGCTGCCCGCCGGATCGTCCGGTAAGCCCCTGCCGTTCCAGACGAGCGCACCCCGGGTCTTCGCGGTCGGCGACCTCCGCTCGGGTTCGACGAAACGAGTGGCCACCGCCGTCGGCGATGGCGCGAGCGCGGTCTCCTCCGTCCACGCGGTACTCGCCGACGACTGACGCGTGATCGGCCGGTCGCGCGACAGGCACGGTTTCCTCTTCGGATCAGGTGGCGTCAGAGACCTCTGATCTTCGGGAACCGTGCCTTTCCGCCTGTGACGGCCTGGCGTTTCCTGACCTGCCTCGGCAGATGCCCACGAACAAACCCCATCAAAAGTTCGACTCGCCGGGGCTCCGAGCGAAGACCGGTGGGAAAGAAGACCGCGGAAATCTCTTTCCGCGGTCACCCGCCGGCTTCGGCTCCTTCGATCAGAGGTACGCCCAAAGCTCGCTGTAGCCGATGCTGAGTGGTACGTGCCACTTACAGTAGGAAGGGATCCCCTGCCGGTAGTAGGCGTTGGACCGATCCGCGCACCTACGATCGGTGGTGGTCTCTACTGAGCCGATCATAAGTTTTGGTACTTGTTGGGTGGCGGTGGGAGATCGCGTTCCGGCGGGGACATGCTTGGAGTATGGCCAGAAAAGGTCGCAGAGCGACGTTCGAGGAGAAGGTCTTCGCCCTCCGGTTACTGGGCAGGGCCGAAGCGTTCTCATGTTGTGAGACCGAGTAGCTGAAGGCCGTCCGTGGGGTGGCTGCGGTAGTGGTCGATGGCGGCGGCGATGTTGGTCCAGCCGATCAAGCGGGCCAGGCCGATGGCCAGGTTACGCAGGCTCGCCATGACCCGTGGGGCGGTGCCGGTCCGAACGCGTGAGGCGTCTTCGCGGTAGGTGACGTCGCGGATGTGGTGCAGGGCCTCGATACTCCAGTGGCCGCGGATCAGTGTGGCGAGGTGGGCGTGGGTGACGCGGCCGGGCGGCAGGCTGGTGATCGCGTAGATCGTGACGATGGTGGTTTTGCCGGTGCGGCGGTCGGTGCGGCGGCGTTTGACCTGGATGGCCTGGGCGGCGTGGGGGAAGGGCAGGCCGGGCCGGACGGTGCAGATCTTCAGGCGGCGGATCTCGCGGCGGCCGTGGCCGCGGGTATCGGTGCGGTCGTTGAGCAGGGCGTGGCGCCAGGGCAGAGCCTTGAGCCGGCGGTGCAAGGTGGGCTGGTTGCCTTTGACGATGAATAGGTAATGGCCGCCGGAGTCGATGATCTGGCGGGCATGGGCGTGCTGGGTATGCAGGGCGTCGGCGGTGACTACCACGTCGGACAGGTCCAGGCCGGACAGCAGGGGCGCAACTGCAGGGATCTCGTTGCTCTTGGCGGTGACCTGGCGTTGGGCGACGACGGTCTGGGTGTCGTGGCGCAAGGCGGCCAGCAGGTGCACCGTGCCGTTGGCGGTGCGACTGCCGCGTAGGGTCTTGCCGTCGATGGCCAGGCCGGTCAGCGGTGGTCGGCTTTCGGGGTGGTCGGTGGCGGGCGGGCCGTCGGCGGCGAGGGTGGCCAGGTAGGTGCCGGTCGTGGTGTCGAAGGCGTCGCCGTCCAGGCGGGCGAGTAGTCGCCGCAGGGTGCTGGCGGCCAGGCGAACGGTGCCGGGGAGCCCGGCACGAGACAGGATGTCCGGGTCGTATCCGTGGATGGATCTGTTGATCGCCGCTATGGAGGTGGCTCCGCTGAGTACGGCGAGCAGGGTTAGGGCCAGCAGTGGGCCGAGTCGGTAGCGACGTCCGCGGTGGCTGCGTGGGTCGGGCAGGGTGCCCAGTACCTCGGCCAGCGCGGGCAGATCGGTCGATGGGTCGAAAGCGGGGACGTGCTCCAAGTGGCGGGCGAGCACGTTGATCGGGAATGATGGCACGCGAACGCGGCCCCTGTTCTTGATCGACTGGCTAGACACCGACGATCATCAGGGGTCGCGTTTGTCATCTCCGCATCGGGGTGGCCTCTACTGCCAGCCCGCTGCAGGGCTGCGACCGTCTCAGCAGCCGAGAACGCCTCAGCCTTGACCTGCATACGAGACCAGAATGCCTCGATCATGGCGTTGTCGTAGCAGTCGCCGACACTGCCCATCGAGGGCACCAGACCGGATGCTTTGGCACGCTCGGTAAAGGCCCAGGAGGCGAACTGGGTGGATTCAATCGGTGCTCGCAACACTTCGTCGGTGGAGGTGTTGGTGAATGGGCCTGGGCAAGAAGCAGCAGGCTGTCCGGTTGTATCGCGGTCAGATCCCCTCGCCGGGACGGCCGACTGTCGCCTGGCGTGAAGATCGCGTGCGATTCTGGCAAGCGATCGCTCGGGGGGCGACCTCGCAGGACGCCGCGGCACAGATCGGCGTGTCGCCGGCGGTGGGAACGCGCTGGTTTCGCCAGGCTGGCGGGGTGGGACCATGCCTTGCCCCGACGGTGTCGGGCCGTTATCTGTCGTTCGCGGAGCGGGAAGAGATCGCGTTGCACCGTGCCCAGAAGGTCGGCGTGCGCGAGATCGCGCGGCGTCTGGGGCGGTCGCCGTCAACGATCTCCCGCGAGATCCGGCGCAACGCCTCAACGCGGACCTATGACGTGGAATATCGCGCGACGGTCGCGCAATGGCACGCCGAGCGTCGAGCCCGGCGGCCGAAGACCGCCAAACTGGCGGCCGACCAGCGGCTGCGCGCGTATGTGCAGGAGCGGCTGGCCGGACAGGTCCGCCACCCGGACGGCACGCCGG
It includes:
- a CDS encoding FAD-dependent oxidoreductase, which translates into the protein MKDGAARRGPVLDDEQFRRLAEYGEVEHAETGRDLYASGDDFYDFFLLLTATVDIVRDATAIEPERLVYQGGPGDFLGELNLLTGQHVYLTARVVSAGTVVRIGAVNLRRVLAEQDDIADLLLAAFRERREVIRSAAGSALEIVGRPDDTETLELRTYATQMLLPHSWRDATSHPGRSLMAAAGLTVDDLPAAVVHGSVLRRATPGTVAQALGLTYRADGRPVDLVVVGAGPAGLAAAVYGASEGLVTVLLDQSGLGGQAAKSARIENYLGFPQGVSGADLTRLAMVQALKFGVRIHSPCAVTGLDLSDDRRPAVLLEDGVRIQCRAVIAATGARYRRLDIPRWAAFERAGCIRYAATELDVRGCENQPVTVVGGANSAGQAALSLAARGATVDLIIRGHDLGTRMSSYLTDRIRAHPRIQVHTGSTVRELAGDGTLTSIVVERPGGRHDRLACHALFCFVGADPVSGWLSDVAKADDGFILTDSRLPAGSSGKPLPFQTSAPRVFAVGDLRSGSTKRVATAVGDGASAVSSVHAVLADD
- a CDS encoding ISAs1 family transposase; this encodes MPSFPINVLARHLEHVPAFDPSTDLPALAEVLGTLPDPRSHRGRRYRLGPLLALTLLAVLSGATSIAAINRSIHGYDPDILSRAGLPGTVRLAASTLRRLLARLDGDAFDTTTGTYLATLAADGPPATDHPESRPPLTGLAIDGKTLRGSRTANGTVHLLAALRHDTQTVVAQRQVTAKSNEIPAVAPLLSGLDLSDVVVTADALHTQHAHARQIIDSGGHYLFIVKGNQPTLHRRLKALPWRHALLNDRTDTRGHGRREIRRLKICTVRPGLPFPHAAQAIQVKRRRTDRRTGKTTIVTIYAITSLPPGRVTHAHLATLIRGHWSIEALHHIRDVTYREDASRVRTGTAPRVMASLRNLAIGLARLIGWTNIAAAIDHYRSHPTDGLQLLGLTT